The Microbacterium foliorum genome has a window encoding:
- a CDS encoding LLM class flavin-dependent oxidoreductase: MPIEILGMIATTAGSESTAVSGPVVDAAYVREFSRAHEESGFDRVLIGYSASSPDGFAVAAAALHATERLKVLIAHRPGFVAPTVVARKLATLDHLTGGGRVAIHHITGGSEADQRRDGDFSAKSERYRRTGEFIEVLRRTLASDEPFDYEGDFYRVQGAFSAVKPATEAGIPIFFGGLSDGAVDVGAGGADVYMLFGEPLAEVAENIRVIRAAAAARGRTVEFSLSTRPIIGATEAEAWERADRIHAETAALIRDRESGDTLSFARPLQREQNAVSADRLQQAALRGDVHDERLWLGITKLTGPSGNSTAPVGTPAQVAEALLKYYDLGVTRFLIRGFDPLGDVREWGDELVPALREGARLRDEARAARDDARDETRVA, from the coding sequence ATGCCCATCGAGATCCTCGGAATGATCGCCACCACTGCGGGGTCGGAATCGACGGCGGTCTCCGGCCCCGTCGTCGACGCCGCGTACGTGCGGGAGTTCTCCCGCGCGCACGAGGAATCCGGTTTCGACCGGGTGCTGATCGGCTACAGCGCCAGCTCTCCCGACGGATTCGCCGTCGCGGCCGCGGCGCTGCACGCGACCGAACGGCTGAAGGTGCTCATCGCCCACCGACCGGGGTTCGTCGCGCCGACCGTCGTCGCGCGCAAGCTCGCCACCCTCGACCACCTGACCGGAGGCGGACGGGTGGCGATCCACCACATCACCGGTGGCAGCGAGGCCGATCAGCGTCGTGACGGGGACTTCAGCGCGAAGTCCGAGCGCTACCGCCGCACCGGAGAGTTCATCGAGGTGCTCCGACGCACGCTCGCCTCCGACGAGCCCTTCGACTACGAGGGCGACTTCTATCGCGTGCAGGGGGCCTTCTCGGCCGTGAAGCCCGCGACCGAGGCCGGCATCCCGATCTTCTTCGGCGGGCTCTCCGACGGTGCGGTCGACGTCGGGGCGGGCGGGGCCGACGTGTACATGCTGTTCGGTGAGCCGCTGGCCGAGGTGGCCGAGAACATCCGGGTGATCCGCGCGGCGGCGGCCGCGCGAGGGCGCACCGTCGAGTTCAGTCTCTCGACCCGCCCGATCATCGGCGCCACCGAAGCTGAGGCCTGGGAGAGGGCCGACCGGATCCACGCCGAGACCGCGGCGCTGATCCGCGACAGGGAGTCCGGCGACACCCTGTCGTTCGCGCGCCCCCTGCAGCGCGAGCAGAACGCCGTGTCGGCCGACCGCCTGCAGCAGGCGGCCCTGCGCGGTGACGTGCACGACGAGCGCCTCTGGCTGGGGATCACGAAGCTCACGGGCCCGTCGGGAAACTCCACGGCTCCGGTGGGCACGCCCGCGCAGGTGGCCGAGGCGCTGCTGAAGTACTACGACCTGGGTGTGACGCGCTTCCTCATCCGCGGATTCGATCCGCTCGGCGACGTGCGCGAGTGGGGAGACGAGCTCGTCCCCGCGCTCCGCGAGGGCGCGCGGCTCCGGGATGAGGCGCGCGCAGCACGTGACGACGCACGTGACGAGACCCGCGTCGCCTGA
- a CDS encoding ABC transporter ATP-binding protein: MTRTPLLRLDDLSVDYGAVRVLDRISLTVRPGEVVGVVGESGSGKTTLARAVLRAVDSAAGSRILVDDRDVTRLRGRGLRLWRRAGVVQYVFQDPLRSLDPGVRVAESIVEGLRIAKVSAQEATRRRAAALEAVGLDEELLTRVPAGLSGGQRQRAAIARALVVEPRLLLLDEPVSALDAASRDRVVKALIALRDARGDDLAMLVISHDIGSLAAMSDRLVVLDRGRIVEDGPTRRVISRPEHPYTRLLIDSVPLIHTPTANRPSPVPARS; this comes from the coding sequence ATGACGCGCACTCCGCTGCTCCGACTCGACGATCTGTCGGTCGACTACGGGGCCGTCCGCGTGCTCGACCGCATCTCGCTCACGGTGCGCCCCGGCGAGGTCGTCGGCGTCGTCGGCGAGTCGGGCTCGGGCAAGACGACGCTCGCCAGGGCGGTGCTGCGCGCGGTCGACAGCGCGGCGGGCTCGCGGATCCTCGTCGACGACCGCGACGTGACGCGCCTGCGCGGCCGCGGCCTGCGGCTCTGGCGCCGGGCCGGCGTCGTGCAGTACGTCTTCCAGGATCCCCTCCGCTCGCTCGACCCCGGGGTGCGCGTCGCCGAGTCGATCGTCGAGGGGCTCCGCATCGCGAAGGTCTCGGCGCAGGAGGCCACCCGTCGTCGCGCGGCGGCGTTGGAGGCCGTGGGGCTCGACGAGGAGCTCCTGACGCGGGTGCCCGCCGGCCTCTCCGGCGGGCAGCGGCAGCGCGCCGCGATCGCCAGGGCCCTCGTCGTCGAACCTCGCCTGCTGCTGCTCGATGAGCCCGTCAGCGCACTGGACGCCGCGAGCCGTGACCGCGTGGTCAAGGCTCTGATCGCTCTGCGCGACGCGCGAGGCGACGATCTGGCGATGCTCGTCATCTCACATGACATCGGCTCGCTCGCCGCCATGAGCGACCGACTGGTGGTGCTCGACCGCGGACGCATCGTCGAGGACGGCCCCACGCGGCGCGTGATCTCGCGCCCGGAGCACCCGTACACCCGCCTGCTGATCGACTCCGTCCCCCTCATCCACACACCCACCGCGAACCGACCTTCGCCCGTCCCCGCCAGGAGCTGA
- a CDS encoding ATP-binding cassette domain-containing protein codes for MSDLRSLERPAAPLPPSFDEASLARPPIAAATDLVVSAPDGTELVQGVSVSVRPGDALGIVGESGSGKTLTCRALLGILPAGLSVTGGAVQIDGLDLTHAGEREWRPVRGTRIGAVFQDPASYLNPAIPVGAQLEETLRVTARVPRRRARARARELLGDLGIRRVDLVLRQRVAQLSGGMLQRVLIAMALAADPAVLIADEATTALDVTVQAELLELLRRLRRERDLALILVSHDLAVVAQVCERVQVFRDGRVVEAGATSRVLRAPAHPYTRELLSAHAAYGLERFLA; via the coding sequence ATGTCTGATCTCCGTTCCCTCGAGCGCCCGGCCGCGCCGCTGCCGCCCTCGTTCGACGAGGCGTCGCTCGCGCGGCCGCCGATCGCCGCCGCCACCGACCTGGTCGTCAGCGCTCCCGACGGCACCGAGCTGGTGCAGGGCGTCTCCGTGTCGGTGCGCCCCGGTGACGCCCTCGGCATCGTCGGCGAATCGGGCAGCGGCAAGACGCTCACCTGCCGCGCCCTGCTGGGCATCCTCCCCGCAGGTCTGTCGGTCACCGGGGGCGCGGTGCAGATCGACGGCCTCGACCTCACTCACGCCGGGGAGCGGGAGTGGCGTCCGGTGCGCGGCACGCGCATCGGCGCGGTCTTCCAGGACCCCGCCTCGTATCTGAACCCGGCGATCCCGGTCGGGGCGCAGCTCGAAGAGACCCTGCGCGTGACCGCCCGTGTGCCGCGACGACGGGCCAGGGCGCGGGCGCGCGAGCTGCTCGGCGACCTCGGCATCCGCCGCGTCGACCTGGTGCTGCGCCAGCGCGTCGCGCAGCTCTCGGGCGGCATGCTGCAGCGCGTGCTGATCGCGATGGCGCTCGCCGCCGACCCCGCCGTGCTGATCGCCGACGAGGCGACGACCGCTCTCGACGTCACGGTGCAGGCCGAGCTTCTCGAGCTGCTGCGGCGGCTCCGCCGGGAGCGCGACCTCGCGCTCATCCTGGTCTCGCACGACCTCGCCGTCGTCGCACAGGTCTGCGAGCGCGTGCAGGTGTTCCGCGACGGCCGGGTCGTCGAGGCCGGTGCGACGTCGCGGGTGCTCCGGGCGCCCGCCCACCCCTACACCCGTGAACTGCTCAGCGCGCACGCCGCGTACGGACTCGAGAGGTTCCTCGCATGA